The following are encoded in a window of Dictyostelium discoideum AX4 chromosome 6 chromosome, whole genome shotgun sequence genomic DNA:
- a CDS encoding type A von Willebrand factor domain-containing protein (Similar to VWFA~Similar to VIT) codes for MIKNLISAFSQGVGIQKKELPSTIILNKDDYKEANYYNYYRNLELNKPDEVLARRIAGLAPIAYQYYNVSSFDNNQFKIVDFSIDSKLNDTCLTCVWTQTYKNESKTPVEAVYRIPLSPLSTVSAFSVQFNGKTLHGKIKDSTKAQEKYDDAIASGGQAFLAEKSKDDDNYFNFKLGNIPPTESSITIHITMISEIGSHLNSLHYLLHRYCFPQSSNYNFSLSLSVNLSNSIKSIFFDGDKSHSLQYENKEKTKCIIQYKKSLGFNTQPNILIVFELDDLNKPQSFIEKLSINKEDIKNNPHSDSDSDSDDEENKKENEKSSYAIALNFFPKFESINKEDIYQKGEFIFLIDCSGSMSGNPIDSARRALEIIIRSLNEQCKFNIYCFGSGFNKAFQEGSRKYDDDSLAVVNRYVSNISANLGGTELLQPIKDILSKEIDPEYPRQIFILTDGAVSDRSKLIEFVSKESKTTRIFTYGIGSSVDVELVVGLSKACKGYYTLIRNSSDMETEVMKLLSIAFEPTLSNVSFDWSQLLDLSNGKSTTIIQSPTQIRPIFNNERMMVYATIELDNDISNNIENHGQPVIVTMNADGPLGDRLSYHVELDFKNYSQSNSIHTLAAFKRIQDLEEIERKSSKETEKLEIIKLGKKYNLVSKHTSLVVTSDSDSPTEDTMKVINILPNNSQHPIIVDRCHTFAVNFNSPLQYQQQQQQQQQNFNSGFAPPPPPMMSSGPPPPPGSSFGAPPPPPPGGAFPTSSISEKKSSSQSSSSYLPPTMSLSRKSSLSPSSPSKNYPSPKLSSPSLSYGSTQSESTPSNDPLISLLAKQKANGSWSKSSIQDQFSSAISKIPNELSAVEDVWATLLVISKIMKTFASQKSKWELSVQKSNKWVKQQLLKLNLSFDQFLELAKSNV; via the coding sequence atgataaaaaatttaatttcagcaTTTTCACAAGGTGTTGGAATTCAAAAAAAGGAATTACCAtcaacaataattttaaataaagatgatTATAAAGAAGccaattattataattattatagaaatttagaattaaataaaccagATGAAGTATTAGCAAGAAGAATTGCAGGTTTAGCACCAATTGcatatcaatattataatgTTTCaagttttgataataatcaatttaaaattgtagatttttcaattgattcaaaattGAATGATACATGTTTAACATGTGTTTGGACACAAACCTATAAGAATGAATCAAAAACACCGGTTGAAGCAGTTTATAGAATtccattatcaccattatcaacGGTATCAGCATTTTCAGTACAATTCAATGGTAAAACATTACAtggtaaaataaaagattcaaCCAAGGCACAAGAGAAATACGATGATGCAATTGCAAGTGGTGGTCAAGCATTCCTTGCAGAGAAAtcaaaagatgatgataactatttcaattttaaattaggTAATATACCACCAACTGAATCATCAATTACAATTCATATCACTATGATCTCTGAAATTGGTAGtcatttaaattcattacatTATCTATTACATCGTTACTGTTTTCCACAATCgtcaaattataatttttcattatcattatcagtGAATTTaagtaattcaattaaatcaattttttttgatggtgATAAATCACATTCACTtcaatatgaaaataaagagaAAACAAAATGTATaattcaatataaaaaatcacTTGGTTTTAATACTCAACCAAATATTCTAATTGTATTTGAATtggatgatttaaataaaccacaatcatttattgaaaaattatcaattaataaagaagatattaaaaacaatCCACATTCAGATTCAGATTCAGAttcagatgatgaagaaaataaaaaagaaaatgaaaaatcatcATATGCAATTGCATTAAATTTTTTCCCAaaatttgaatcaattaataaagaagatatttatcaaaaaggtgaatttatatttttaattgattgttcTGGTAGTATGAGTGGTAATCCAATTGATTCAGCAAGAAGAGCattggaaattattattagaagtTTAAATGAACaatgtaaatttaatatttattgttttggtTCAGGTTTTAATAAAGCTTTTCAAGAGGGATCTAGAAagtatgatgatgattctttGGCCGTGGTTAATAGATATGTTTCAAATATTAGTGCAAATTTAGGTGGAACTGAATTATTACAACCAATTAAAGATATCTTATCAAAAGAGATTGATCCAGAATATCCAAGACAAATTTTCATTCTTACTGATGGTGCTGTCTCTGATAgatcaaaattaattgaatttgtttcaaaagaatcaaaaaCAACTCGTATCTTTACCTATGGTATTGGTAGTAGTGTAGATGTTGAATTGGTAGTTGGTTTAAGTAAAGCTTGTAAAGGTTATTATACACTAATTAGAAATAGTTCAGATATGGAAACTGaagtaatgaaattattatctatCGCTTTTGAACCAACACTTTCAAATGTATCTTTTGATTGGAGTCAATTATTAGATCTAAGCAATGGTAAAAGTACAACTATAATTCAATCACCTACTCAAATTAgaccaatttttaataatgaaagaaTGATGGTTTATGCTACTATTGAACTCGATAATGATATTTCTAATAACATTGAAAATCATGGTCAACCAGTAATTGTAACAATGAATGCTGATGGTCCATTAGGTGATAGATTATCTTATCATGTCGAAttggattttaaaaattattcacAATCTAATAGTATTCATACATTGGCTGCttttaaaagaattcaaGATTTagaagaaattgaaagaaAATCTTCAAAAGAAACTGAAAAACTTGAAATCATCAAATTGGGTAAGAAATATAATTTGGTTTCAAAACATACATCTTTAGTTGTAACTTCAGATTCTGATTCACCAACTGAAGATACAATGAAAGTTATAAATATTCTTCCAAATAATTCTCAACATCCAATTATTGTTGACAGATGTCATACTTTTGctgttaattttaattcaccaCTTCagtaccaacaacaacaacaacaacaacaacaaaatttcAATAGTGGATttgcaccaccaccaccaccaatgaTGTCATCAGGACCACCACCACCCCCAGGTTCATCTTTTGGTGCACCTCCACCTCCACCCCCAGGTGGAGCTTTCccaacatcatcaatatcagaaaaaaaatcatcatcacaatcatcatcatcatatttaCCACCAACAATGTCATTGTCAAGAAAATCATCATtgtcaccatcatcaccatcaaaaaattatCCAAGCCCTAAACTCTCAAGTCCTTCTTTATCGTATGGTTCAACTCAATCAGAAAGCACTCCATCAAATGAtccattaatttctttattagcTAAACAAAAAGCAAATGGTTCTTGGAGTAAATCATCTATTCAAGATCAATTCTCTTCTGCTATTAGTAAAATACCAAATGAACTTTCTGCTGTTGAAGACGTTTGGGCAACTTTATTAGTTATCTCAAAAATTATGAAAACATTTGCTtctcaaaaatcaaaatgggAACTTAGTgttcaaaaatcaaataaatgggttaaacaacaattattaaaattaaatctttctTTTGATCAATTTTTAGAACTTGCAAAATCAAatgtataa
- a CDS encoding AFG1-like ATPase, whose translation MITRNLNKLNKERNLTNFLKISKVSLPPFLPTITIKCNKNNNTINDFYNKIKKSTIKINNNNNNNNKNLNYNKINYCSKSFAKSEYTFTSVGNTQLDNIIKSVENQPNEGPLFVYNQMVKDGKIRVDSYQISTVKLLQNLYNQLKHKDFFKNQEFGGNQSNSGLVSFSKFLSFLGNNNNEIISGDENLIKGIYLYGDVGCGKSFLMDLFYNTIDIEKKKRIHFHHFMLDVHKRIHKWRQTKRPDEDDPIPPLSRELVKESWLLCFDEFQVTDVSDAMILKRLFSHMFDLGAILVTTSNRAPIDLYKNGLNRQLFIPFIHFLESKCLVHNLNSGVDYRLTGTRTKKVFYYPSSSSKEVADFNQLFIQLSKGEPMESKQLVLSTGRKVNCPRTVLDSIALFDFYELCDNALGADDYIELSKQFHTIFLENIPLMNESSKNQARRFIILVDVLYEHKVKLICTAASSPAQLFMSEGSNTNTSDVLQLADDLKLTPEQLSRFTGEEERFMFSRAVSRLVEMQSDEYLLKSS comes from the coding sequence ATGATTActagaaatttaaataaattaaataaagagcGAAATTTAacgaattttttaaaaatttcaaaagtaTCTCTTCCACCATTTCTAccaacaatcacaatcaaatgtaataaaaataataatacaataaatgatttttataataaaattaaaaaatctacgataaaaattaataataataataataataataataaaaatttaaattataataaaataaattattgttcAAAATCATTTGCAAAATCAGAATATACATTTACATCAGTAGGTAATACACAATTggataatataataaagtcAGTTGAAAATCAACCAAATGAAGGaccattatttgtttataatCAAATGGTAAAAGATGGTAAGATTAGAGTTGATTCATATCAAATTTCAactgttaaattattacaaaatttatataatcaattaaaacataaagatttctttaaaaatcaaGAATTTGGTGGAAATCAATCAAATAGTGGTTtagtttcattttcaaaatttttaagttttttaggaaataataataatgaaataattagTGGTGATgagaatttaattaaaggaatttatttatatggtGATGTAGGTTGtggtaaatcatttttaatggatttattttataatacaattgatattgaaaagAAGAAGAGAATACATTTCCATCATTTCATGTTGGATGTTCATAAGAGAATTCATAAATGGCGTCAAACAAAGAGACCCGATGAGGATGACCCAATACCGCCATTATCGAGGGAGTTGGTTAAGGAGAGTTGGTTGTTATGTTTTGATGAGTTTCAAGTGACTGATGTATCAGAtgcaatgattttaaaacgTTTATTTTCACATATGTTTGATTTGGGTGCAATTTTAGTGACAACTTCAAATCGTGCTCCAATCGATTTGTATAAGAATGGGTTAAATCGTCAGTTGTTTATACCGTTCATTCATTTCTTGGAGTCGAAATGTTTAGTGCACAATTTAAACTCTGGTGTGGATTATAGGTTGACAGGCACTCGTACGAAAAAGGTGTTTTATTATCCATCGAGTAGTAGTAAAGAGGTGGCTGACTTCAATCAACTATTCATACAATTGTCAAAGGGGGAGCCAATGGAGTCGAAGCAATTGGTGCTTTCTACAGGTAGGAAAGTGAATTGTCCAAGAACAGTATTGGATTCGATTGCTTTATTCGATTTTTATGAGCTTTGTGATAACGCATTGGGTGCTGATGATTATAtagaattatcaaaacaattTCATACTATATTTTTAGAGAATATTCCTCTAATGAATGAATCTTCAAAGAATCAAGCTCGTCGTTTCATCATTTTAGTCGATGTACTCTATGAACATAaagttaaattaatttgCACTGCTGCCTCTTCACCTGCTCAATTGTTCATGAGTGAAGGTTCAAATACAAACACTTCTGATGTTTTACAATTGGctgatgatttaaaattaacaccTGAACAATTATCAAGATTCACTGGTGAAGAAGAAAGATTTATGTTTAGTAGAGCTGTATCAAGATTGGTTGAAATGCAATCTgatgaatatttattaaaatcttcttaa